A region of the Oncorhynchus gorbuscha isolate QuinsamMale2020 ecotype Even-year linkage group LG02, OgorEven_v1.0, whole genome shotgun sequence genome:
aggtcttcgaaagtcaaattaacaaacagattaccgaccatttcgaaacccaccgtaccttctccgctatgcaatctggtttcagatcTGGTCAtggccacgctcaaggtcctaaaggATATCACTacaaccgccatcgataagagacattactgtgcagccgtttattccatgtgtatctctgtgttgttgtttgtgtcgaactgctttactttatattggccaggttgcaggtgtaaatgagaacgtgttctcaactagcctacatggttaaataaaggtgaaataaaattaaaataaatactaTTACTTAACTACATTACTAAAGAAAATTATGAAAATGAAaattactccatacattttccctgacacccaaaagtactcgttacatttttaaatcttagcaggacaggaaaatggtctaattcacacacctatcgagagaacatccccggtcatccctacatcccgtgcttcgtttgtaaattatgtctgagggttggagtgtgcccctggctatcggtaaatttaaaaaaacaagaaaattgtgccgtctagtttgcttaatataagtaaTTAGAAATTATTTATAATTTTCCTTTCGATGCTTAAGtaatattttataaatgacatttacttttgatacttaagtatatttaaaaccaaatactcaagtaggattttactgggtgactttaactTTAGTCATTTTATATTAAGATATCTTTAGTTCTACTTAAGTATGATTATTGGGTACTTTTTTCCACAACAGGATGTGtctatttttgtattttgtatgatGTTTTTACTCGCTCAATACCCCGtccagtaggtggcggtaatgcagtATTTACATTGGATGCAGACTGCTTTTAAACCCCACCGAAGAAGGATAGTGAGTTCGCAATTTTGACGTTCAGACCCGTCCACAAATAGATCAAGTTTGAGCCATTAGGCTACCTAGTGATGTGAAACTGAGGCTTTCTGAAGCCTTTGGGGCTTTCACCAAATTGTGCCAAAAAACGGTTCATTACGCAGAGTTTTAAACACAATGGACATTTAGTGACATCTGCTGGTAAGCAATGAAAAGCAGCGGTTGATGTTCATATAGAATTGTTTTCAACAATATATCTAAACTCTATAGCCTTCTATCACTTACCGTACAGGTTCGCACCTTCCATTGTGCTCCCCTTTTTTGTTGTTACTGTGAATCCCTTCTTTTTTGTTCTCAGAAACGGTGAATGTATGGCATTTATGAAGGATGCGTAAAGGCACACGTTTATACTTTACTCAATAAAACTAATTGTTTGAACAACAATGTGATGAAAGTGTATTTTCACATAAAATGATTTTTCAAATGAATATGCCTTAATCTTCATTCAACCCCAATCCCTGGTTGTAGTCACTAGAAAACCCAACACCCCTTGTCTAACCGTTCAACTGACCCTATGAAAGAATCCTAACTGAATGATTAAGTGTCCAGTAGAGGTCGGTGTGTGAAATCAAAGCCACGGAACCACGGCGAAATCTCGCGTTTGAAGAAAATAAACACGTGATCAAACTGAGCTTTGGACCTAATTGATCAGATGATAATGTAACTTTGAAACGAGCATCAGTACTGTACATTGTTGTCGGATCACTAGTGCTTTGAAAACGTAATCGGAGCTCCGGTACCGATCGTCCCATCAATAAATATACCACAATCACTGCTGGATGTTTCGTTGTAACGTGATTCAAGGCGTGCGTATTTGGAAGAGGTAGCTACACACTTTTTTTTATGTAGCAAGCTACACAGGGACCCACAAAGCATTAGCTAGCTGACTGACTACTGGTAGCTAGCCTTGTCGAACACACGTGGTTTTTGTAGGTAACGTtagttataaaaaatatatttggtaTAGGTACGTGAAGCTAGCTGTTAGCCTGTGCATAGTTGGATAGCTAGCTAACGGCTATTACCATGTGCTACTGTTAGATCATTGAAATTGTTTGTGGTTACCAATTTCTCTAAGTGTATATTGTATATACTTGGGCGTCCCCTACCTTAGTTTGCTGGAAAGTTTAATCGAACTAACCTGGCTTTCGCTCCCAATGGATGGCACCTACTGTAACCGACATACTAGCTGTCTAGTTAGTTTTGATTGCAATGTATTTTAGTTGCGGCTAGGAAGGATGCTCGATATGTGTCACTTGACGACTTGAGACGTAACCGTTGTGTACATCTACCCATGCAACTACAACTATTTCTTAATGCTAATAATACCATGTATTTTTGTTGACATCTAGCTACACATTCTCAGCCGTGAGCGTTGCGTTGAAAAGGAAGCCGCAAGCATCAAGACTGTTGTTCACCATGGTGGACTCTCAGTATTACCTCCCCAATGACATTGGGATCTCCGCGCTGGACTGCACTGAAGCGTTTCGCCTGCTGTCCCCTAGAGAACAGCTCTATGCGCACTACCTCTCCAGGTCTGCCTGGTACGGAGGactggctgtgctgctgcagACCTCGCCCGAGTCTGCCTCCATCTTCGTTCTCTTACAGAGGCTCTTCCGCAAGCAGCCACCAGCACAGCTGGGGAATGTGGCTACTGCAGCTGGACTCAGCCCTGAGGAGTACCAGGTAATGCACCTACCCACAGAGCCTGGAGAAAGAATGAGTCAAACAATGTATACACCGTAGAAGATTTATCAGGTGACGGTGCACAGTGAGCCTGTTGTAATAACATGCATCTTCTGTGTCTCAGCCTGACTCGAGATAATAATAGCTATTGTTTTTTTTGGCAGGCCTTTCTTGTTTATGCTGCTGGTCTCTATGCCAACATGGGCAACTACAAGTCATTTGGAGACACCAAGTTCATTCCCAACCTACCCAAGGTAGATAATCCTCACTTTTTTTATGTCTGAATTATAAAAGCCTTGACGGAATGGTTATGTCCTCTAATAACCACACATTGCGGCGTAGGAGAACCTGAAGGCCCTTGTGTGGCAGAGCCAGGCCTTCCAGGACAGCCCCAGTGAGATGGAGGCCCTGTGGGACAGCTGCTccaccctcctctactcccttgAGGACAAACAGAAACAGCTGGGCTTGGGGGACAAGGTAAGACCTCCTGGTGCCAAACACTCACCTCACGTTTGCCTTATGTGGTGTTTGGTCCGCTTAAATAAATCCCATGTACTGTAGTTGTTGATAATGATGTCGCTTTGTTTCTGGTGCGCAGGGAATCACCACGTACTTCTCGGGGAACTGTTGTTTGGAGGACGCCGAGTTGGCTCAGAAATTCTTGGACTCAAAGGTGTTTGTTCGCGTATTTAAGTTTGTTGTCTTGTGTTCGGATTGCAGGATTTAAAGAGTTGTCTCCCTTACAGAACCTGAGTGCCTACAACACGCGATTGTTCAAGAAGAAATCCGAAGGGAAGAGCTGCTATGAGGTGCGCCTTGCGTCTGCTGTGCAGGAGGGTGAGAGTGCCTTTTTCCTTTTTTTAAAAGCTATGCAAATAAAGACTCACTATAAATGATGTCAGAGCTCAAGCTCTGAGCTTCACAGCTCTGTATGCGTTTTGACTGACGGTCGTTCTGAACTTAAGCATCCTCCAAAACAGCATGCGACCAGAAGTtgcacccatccctccctctaatcGGGCAACTTTTGCACATTGTTGATCTGAGCGAGGGCAATGCTGTACATCTTAAGAGGTTAAGAGGACCcgatgtattttgaaagatgagatgatggcaaattcaaataaataccTCTTTGATGAATTGCAAGCAAACCCAAACAGCGGTGAGTCGAGAAAATGCACGTCACATTTCCTTATCGTAAAACTCATCACTGCGTTTGATGTGCAGTTTACGAGATGACgtggcgtcataccctgggttatTCTGACCAGAATGagcctgtttgtctgttgtgATGAGAATTCATCAGGGAACGCACACTTGACCGCACGCTTGAAGATTTTCTATGCCCGCCAAAATTGCGATCTCTTTCTCTGAATTGCCCCGTGAAAGCTTTGTAACACTGTAAGATGgtattttataacttagctagtcgtgttggcaatagaacaagcgTTCAAATGATGCCCATCTGACCCAGGTTGCGATTTTTGTAGTGGGCCATTTTTGGattgtgtaaacaacaacaataattgtgtgatggtggagatgcagggttgtgttccaaacaaaatgACTACAAGTGTTCTTGCTCGAGTTCCTCAACGGCACACCTAGGAGAGCTCAAAAAAAGCACCTTGTATTTAAAGACTCATAAGTGCATTGACGttacttaggaactgtgcacaccGTGGAGACGTGTATATGTGTGGCCCTTGGAGACACCAGTTTGTCCTCACACTCAAACCCCTTGTCATTTGTTTGTTGTCCTATGTTGCACCAACCCAACATTTTCCAGGAATTTTCTTATATTACTGAATGTATCCCCGAGTATTTTCGGATTTCGTTGTCAACAAATGCAGCGAgaggtacagtaaatgtaaaatgcacattgAATCAAGTgcaatgtttggattcagtcttgatAGGTGAACTGTTGTCCTCAACTTTGGTCCAATCATTTTCTGATCATCTCAACTGTTCCCTTTTTTTTTTATCGCTACCACGTTTACGCAGTTCATATTTCTTCTTTAAGGAACATCTCAATTTAGCCCTATATCCATACAGGCCAATTCCTACACGTGTAAAGGGTTGACGTCAGGAATGAGTCCTCTCTTTTATTAAATCAATTTTCTCTGTCATTGCTCTAGACTGTGCagtggatggggagggggagaccaGGTGTGGCAGATATGACTTTGAGGACTGTGTCTTCACGGTTTCCAGGGGAGACTATGATCACCTCATGAAGAAAGTGAGCGAAAATCTGGAGAAAGCTAAGGTCAGTTCAAACAGTATTTGAATTCAAATGTATGTTCATCCCTTATCGACGAAAGTACGTGACTCAAAACTACTAATGCGTCTTAACATGTCAAGTTTGGTCCCATGCGAACCGTCTTCTCTTTAACGGAAGGACCACGCGGCCAATGAGAACCAGAAACGAATGCTGGAGGAATATTCGCGGAGTTTCACCTTTGGGTCCGTGGAGGCGCACAAGGAAGGCTCTCGTTTCTGGATCAAAGACAAGGGGCCCAttgtggagaggtgagagagcgCTGCCTTCCAGATTTGGCCTTCTGGTCTGTGGATCACAGAAGCAATCCCTTCCCCTGTCGTTTTTCTTTCTCAACTTGATGTTTGTCTTTTCCTTTCTCTCCTAGTTATATTGGCTTTATCGAGAGCTACAGGGATCCCTTTGGTTCCAGGGGAGAGTTTGAAGGTACAAATGAAGAGGCAACGCAACCCCCTAATGTCATTACGTGTTTTTGAATACTCTTTTGTGATCGCATCGGGGGTTTgtctcctctttctttcctcaGGTTTTGTTGCCGTGGTGAACAAGGCGATGAGCGAACGCTTTGCTAAGCTGGTGAGCTCAGCCGAAGTGCTTCTGCCAGAGCTGCCATGGCCAAAAGACTTTGAGAAGGACCGCTTCCTCCTGCCTGACTTCACCTCCCTGGACGTGCTGACGTTCGCTGGCAGCGGCATTCCAGCAGGCATTAACATTCCCAACTGTGAGTGCCACGTCCGAACTGACTCTTTATTCAGTTAATATTGACACGGCCGATCCACACCGCATGTTGTTCGGGTCTCGAAAGGATCTCTAATGACTTCGGCTTAATGTCGGTCAATTCCATGTGAAAAGGACCCGCGAGCACCAATATGTGAAGTTTATAGGAGCATGTCAAATGAACGTCGAGTCTGTTTTTGGATACATTTTTCAGCCATTTTCCATCTTAAAACTTAAACGATGGCTTTGATTTGTGGTCAAACAGAGGAAAAGGGTTAATAGAAAACATCTACCGGAGATGTTAAAAGTTATTATTGTCTTAAAAGTTATTGCAAATGCATCAAACCACCATGTCGAAGACCCCCTGACAACTAATATCGACACTTCCGTTTAGTTTGAGAAATGATTTGCCTTCTGTGAGAAACATTGTCATTCCGTTACCAAAAACCAAcatctttaagatattttctaATTTCTGAATGAAAGTTCACaaagtaacaagtaaaggtagacctaACAATTAGTGTTTTTACTAATATATTTGATTGTTTATGAATTTAGTGATTCAAACTCGAAATTCGGTTACCGAATCGGGAACAGAATTACTGCATCTGAATTGGCTAGTGGGAAATcatagtcacaaaccacagttagGTCACCTGCTactgcctcactctctccctccctctctccagttatTGTTACAGTACCTCTCCTGGCTCTTACTGACATCTACCCATGAGCACCCTCTCGTTCCGTTTACTTTAACCAGCATGCAGGGACGTTTAAAAGTAGTTGAAATTTGGTCAGTCCGCCCTGGCCCTGTTTTCACCACATCCACAGACTTACATTTTTGGTCCGACCTTGATTTGGCTCAAACCTTAAGACGTctgtgattggttcagatttgatcCAGTCACCAATCAAAGACGTCTGTGTTTCCCTACTTTGGACAGCACAGCGAAACGGAGTACTGTAAAGAAATGTAGAGTACAATATAATGTACTGAACtttactgtattgtgttgtccagACTTCTGAAACATAAAcctctatgattggttcagattggGTCCGGACCAACTACGTTTGGTCTTGTTTGGGgcggagctcattagaataatagccAGGGTGTAGAGTAATCCCCATATATGTAAAGGATGACATTGTGTATTTCTACCTTTCTTTTCTTTCTGTACAtattcaggatacatcaccatgaagagaatagCATTTATATCcgtaattatgcatttctgtatagtacagatCAGTGACCCATAATGCAATTCTGTTACCGTAATTCTGTTActgggtgtaaatccacttcacttactgtagttcgataaccaaaatatatttttgttgttgtaactcgaggtgtcatagctgacaccccattatttctgcagacatcttgggATCTTAATTCAGAGTAGATATTAAACCGTTTTTAGAAAACGTGGTCGTGTAAAAACTGAGGGAGATTTCATCGTCAGTCTGATACCAAACTTTGCACCTGCACATTttttccagtaaatgtgtttCTGGGGAAAAAGTTTTTTGTGTACATCTTTCAAATAAGTCCTAGTGCATAGTTTTAAGGTTGATATCAATGtttaacaaatattttttttggtggggggggggcattttaATTCTGTCACCGTGGAATTATGCCTGTTATCTccgagtgtgtgtctgtgtttgtctagaTGACGATATCAGACAGTCTGAGGGCTTTAAGAATGTCTCCCTGGGAAATGTTCTGGCTGTGGCATATGCTACCCAGAAGGACAAGCTCACCTTCCTGGATGAAGAAGACAAGGTAAACAACTTTCTAACCATGACCTCCGTGCCATACCAAATAACCACGAAGACTGAAAGGGGGGGGTCTTTTTTTCCTTAAATGGTCTCTGTCTGTTTTTTTCAGGATGTGTACATTAAGTGGAAGGGGCCCTCCTTTGAGGTGCAGGTTGGCCTCCATGAGCTGCTGGGCCATGGCAGTGGAAAGCTCTTTGTCCAGGTGAGAGAGAGCCATCTCCATTCATGGTCATGTCCtgtatggtcagtccttgcatctatagccctgtctatgaatttgagtgttTACGTTTTTCCAGCTCAATCGCCCAGCTGTTCACCACAACAGTGGCGGGGCACCACCGTTTTATTGTTTGAACGGATTGCCCCTTTAGTGTGTTAAAACATCTGGTTTAAAATCCATTGTGTTTACTGTTATGTAGTCTCTTAGCGGGGGATGCACAGTGCTTTGTGACTGTGTTTTTTTAATGTGTTATGTGTACAGGATGAGAAGGGAACTTTCAACTTCGAGCAAGATAATGTTCGCAATCCTGAGACTGGAGAAAAGGTGAGCCTATATACCTCAGTCATTTGGGATCatacttttatttatttctgtataTTTTCTTTATTCTTTCGCTTTGGTCTCGAGAGAGAATGATTTTGAGAGAGCGTAATGGATTGTTGTGGTTCAGTAAACTATATGTTTTAAGGCTGATGATCGTGACCAATGTTAAAATGTCTGGTTGCCGATGAAGGGGTTTAAGTGAGTATTGGTGTAAAGTATGGTTTCTGTGCTTCAGATCACCACCTGGTACAAAGGCAACGAAACATGGGACAGCAAATTCTCCACCATTTCGTGCTCCTATGAAGAGTGCAGGGCCGAGTGTGTGGGGCTCTACCTCTGTCTCAACAAACACGTGCTCAGGTCTGTTAGTCTGTGCTCTGGTCTGTTTagccgtgctcaggtctgtttaGCCGTGCTCTGTAGTCACTAAACCTACATTTTTTATATAAAAGCCGAATGTATTAACGGTGATCTTATGCGGGTCAGGACGCTCTAACGAGGATGTTGTCCCTGGGTTTGCAGCATCTTTGGCCATGAGGGCGAGGATGCAGAGGAGGTGGTGTACGTCAACTGGCTCAACATGGTGCGCGCTGGCCTGCTGGGACTCGAGTTCTACACCTCCGAGAGCAAGAGCTGGAGACAGGTCAGCTACACTGAAGTTCAATCATTTACGAAGTACATCAGCCTCACTTGATCATGCTAGCTTTCTGACTCTATAGCTCATTGAATATCTTCCccactgcctgtgtgtgtgtgtgtgtcttatcccGCTGTGTGTTTAACTAAACCCTCTGTCTCAGGCCCACATGCAAGCTCGCTTTGTGATCCTGCGGGTGCTCCTGGAGGCTGGCGAGGGGCTGGTGACCCTGAAGGAGAGCACAGGAAAAGATGGGCGCCCAGATGCCCTTATAACGCTGGACCGCAGCAAGATCCACACTGTGGGCAAGGGTGCCATAGAGAGGTTCCTATGCAAACTACAGGTACAGCTGTAGAAGGCTTGGAAATGTCTTGATCGTGGCTGGGATTACCGGGATAGAAGATCAGCCGTCAATATTCACAATAAAAGTTGAACAAAGTCTCCATTTTGACCCATTATTGTCTTTTGTCCCTGCAGGTCCTCAAGTCCACAGCCGATGTGGAGGGAGGCAGAGCTCTGTATGAGGGCTACTCGGCCGTGTCCGACGGCGGTTCTCACAACTTCCTGTGCCTGCGGGAGACGGTTCTCCAGCGCAAAGAGGCTCGCAAGATGTTTGTTCAGGCCAACACAAGGGTCAAAGGTTAGTCTTCCCTGTCTTAATGCCAAGAGGGTTATCCacatttacatggcacagctctTCATGTTTAACATCGTCCTACTAAGTGGTCAACCGTGACGGAAAGGCTGTGTATCACCCTAAACCATTCTACTGGCACACGTGTCCTTGGAATTCTTGTTGCGTGTTTGTCTGATGCAGGTGACAGTGTGGAGCTCGTGGAATACGAGGGCAGCGCGGCTGGACTGATTTGCTCTTTCACAGAGCGGTTTGCCGACGACGCCGAGGAGGTGGAGGCCCACCTGCTGGAGCTGAACAAGAGGGATGCCCCCTGCTGGGTCTGAGTGAACGGTGCAGATACACAGCCAGAGCAGCGCTAAGACCCAGACATGCTGCCGTCATGCCCACGCCCGCTCCTGACTGAGACACGCCCGGCCTGTGTGGACTTGTCATAGGAATTGATCTTTCGGTGCACTGTCAAAATGAATTTAGAGATCAGTCGTGAGTGGAATGCGCAGGTGGTTATGGCTGTGATTTATGAGCCTGGAGACATTCTTCGCCCTCAGAGGCACAGTTTGTAACTACATTAAGCCCTTATCGTTATGCAGTTCTTCATTTCCCTCTGACGGTATCAGGAAGGATAGGAACGGTGTAAGCAATGTCATGCAAATTTGACAGCTGAAGGAACGCAAAAGTTCCTAGTAGTAGGAGCTTGGAGTCAGTTTGAAACGAGGCCAGGGTGTAGAAAAGAAAAGTGACTCAAGGGGACCATACACGGTTCGCCATCAACTAATCTGTCAATCAAGTCTAAACCACCATATTAACCTTTTAATGACGACACATTTCAATTGCTGTTTGTCTTAGAGAAAATTGACAATTTTTCTTTTTAAAGAAGTCCCTCCCAATAATACTACTCATTGGGTAAGTTGTTTGTCCCTTGTGTCCAGGGCACTTGAAGCACTACTGTGACATGGTCAAAAGCAATGCATTTGTGAAAGGGTAGACAGTACTGCATATTCTCTTGGTGAGGTTGGTAAGAAACAGCCtgtacaaaaataaaatataattttttGTTCTTTTAATATCAATGTCTGTTCAGTTTGTTTCTCATGCATTATTAAAGGTATCTCAGGGAACTTGTGTAATGAGCTGCATGAACTGATACACATTGAAATAAGGGcatcgcggagtgcctggacataTATagattggccatatatcacaaacccccccCAAGGTaccttactgctattataaacagtttagagcagtaaaaataacttTTGTCACAcacatggtatacggtctgatataccacggctgtcagccaatcagaattcagggctcgaaccaaccAGGGAAAATGGTAAACAATTTCTAGGGTACTTTGCAATATCCACCCAGGCAAATGTTCATTTAAACATATTTTAAGAATAAAGCACGAAGCAAGTCTTTCTTGCAGTTGAGTGGGGTTTAATAAAACGTTCATAACGCGTGGGTACTCAAGGTGATTCCACAAGGTCCACAGCCGCCTCTCTTGTTAGTTTGCAAGTCTTGAGTCCATCCTGTTTGGCTTTCTGGTATATGAGGGGTGTTCCACTGCTGCCTTGGCCCTGTAGGTCCTGGATCTGGGCCTGGGCTGGGAGGGCTTGAATCTCCCCCTCACTCCGCCAGTACAGCTTGTACAGTCCTGGGTCGTCCACCCCAAACTTAGCAGCACAGAGCTGGGTCAGGGCCTCCCCACTAACTCCTGCCCTCCACTGCAGGGTTTTTATCCAGCTGCTTTCTCCATCTTGAAACAAAACCTTGACAAACCTCTGCAACACACAATTAAAAGAAAGTTTCCCATGAGAACTTTGGGACACAGGGATTTCCA
Encoded here:
- the LOC124006222 gene encoding dipeptidyl peptidase 3-like, which produces MFRCNVIQGVRIWKSYTFSAVSVALKRKPQASRLLFTMVDSQYYLPNDIGISALDCTEAFRLLSPREQLYAHYLSRSAWYGGLAVLLQTSPESASIFVLLQRLFRKQPPAQLGNVATAAGLSPEEYQAFLVYAAGLYANMGNYKSFGDTKFIPNLPKENLKALVWQSQAFQDSPSEMEALWDSCSTLLYSLEDKQKQLGLGDKGITTYFSGNCCLEDAELAQKFLDSKNLSAYNTRLFKKKSEGKSCYEVRLASAVQEDCAVDGEGETRCGRYDFEDCVFTVSRGDYDHLMKKVSENLEKAKDHAANENQKRMLEEYSRSFTFGSVEAHKEGSRFWIKDKGPIVESYIGFIESYRDPFGSRGEFEGFVAVVNKAMSERFAKLVSSAEVLLPELPWPKDFEKDRFLLPDFTSLDVLTFAGSGIPAGINIPNYDDIRQSEGFKNVSLGNVLAVAYATQKDKLTFLDEEDKDVYIKWKGPSFEVQVGLHELLGHGSGKLFVQDEKGTFNFEQDNVRNPETGEKITTWYKGNETWDSKFSTISCSYEECRAECVGLYLCLNKHVLSIFGHEGEDAEEVVYVNWLNMVRAGLLGLEFYTSESKSWRQAHMQARFVILRVLLEAGEGLVTLKESTGKDGRPDALITLDRSKIHTVGKGAIERFLCKLQVLKSTADVEGGRALYEGYSAVSDGGSHNFLCLRETVLQRKEARKMFVQANTRVKGDSVELVEYEGSAAGLICSFTERFADDAEEVEAHLLELNKRDAPCWV